The following proteins are encoded in a genomic region of Triticum dicoccoides isolate Atlit2015 ecotype Zavitan chromosome 1B, WEW_v2.0, whole genome shotgun sequence:
- the LOC119321459 gene encoding putative GPI-anchor transamidase, protein MAFAGRDPGPSRPALLILLNTLPLLVLLTFSSAAPPAASSPAAVHNNNWAVLVCTSRFWFNYRHMANTLSLYRTVKRLGIPDERIILMLADDMACNPRNNYPAQVFNNENHQLNLYGDNVEVDYRGYEVTVENFLRVLTGRHESAVPRSKRLLSDEGSHILLYMTGHGGDEFLKFQDNEELQSHDLADAVKQMKEKHRFKELLIMVDTCQAATLFSQLQSPGVLAIGSSMKGENSYSHHLDSDIGVSVVDRFTFHTLAFFEKLNMYSNASLNSLFNSYDPSMLLSTAYYRMDLYKRALNEVPVTNFFGSVMKTIHTDSAYTGFLAAHNAETPLPIGNDILDDVMLQNEASARRSNIEETEEAQLRSHGWTEALLEQLEGKNSDVVVMYGLGTMGILLAISTWLSM, encoded by the exons ATGGCGTTCGCCGGACGGGACCCCGGGCCCTCACGGCCcgctctcctcatcctcctcaaCACGCTACCGCTGCTCGTGCTCCTCACCTTCTCCTCCGCCGCGCCCCCGGCGGCGTCGTCTCCCGCGGCTGTGCACAACAACAACTGGGCCGTGCTCGTCTGCACATCCCGCTTCTG GTTTAATTATAGACATATGGCCAACACGCTGTCTTTGTACAG GACTGTTAAGAGATTAGGAATACCTGACGAGCGGATAATACTTATGTTGGCGGATGATATGGCTTGTAATCCTCGTAACAATTATCCTGCCCAAGTGTTCAACAATGAGAACCACCAGCTTAATCTTTATGGTGACAATGTTGAG GTTGATTACCGAGGTTACGAGGTTACAGTTGAAAACTTTTTGCGAGTTTTGACTGGAAGACATGAGAGTGCTGTACCAAGATCAAAGCGTCTCTTAAGTGATGAAGGAAGCCATATTCTTTTGTACATGACTGGGCATGGTGGGGATGAATTTCTAAAGTTCCAAGATAATGAAGAACTTCAGAGCCATGATTTAGCAGATGCAGTAAAGCAAATGAAGGAGAAACATAG ATTTAAAGAGTTGTTGATTATGGTAGATACCTGCCAGGCTGCTACTCTGTTTTCACAG cTTCAATCACCTGGCGTTTTGGCCATTGGTAGCAGCATGAAAGGGGAAAACTCTTACTCTCACCATCTTGACTCAGAC ATTGGTGTTTCTGTTGTGGATAGGTTTACCTTCCATACACTTGCTTTCTTTGAGAAGCTGAATATGTATAGCAATGCTTCATTGAACAG TCTTTTCAATTCATATGATCCTTCCATGCTGCTGTCTACTGCATATTATCGAATGGATCTTTACAAGCGTGCCTTAAACGAG GTCCCAGTGACAAATTTCTTTGGATCAGTGATGAAGACTATCCACACCGATTCAGCCTACACAGGCTTCTTAGCTGCACATAACGCAGAAACCCCCCTTCCTATCGGAAATGATATACTTGACGATGTCATGTTACAGAATGAGGCTAGTGCAAGAAGATCAAACATAGAAGAGACGGAA GAAGCACAATTAAGGTcgcatggatggacagaggcccTGCTAGAACAGCTGGAAGGCAAGAATTCAGATGTTGTTGTGATGTATGGCCTGGGAACTATGGGCATACTGTTGGCAATTTCAACCTGGCTATCAATGTAG